One Glycine max cultivar Williams 82 chromosome 3, Glycine_max_v4.0, whole genome shotgun sequence DNA window includes the following coding sequences:
- the LOC100527900 gene encoding mitotic-spindle organizing protein 1B, with the protein MDPEAARTARESLDLAFHMSNILDTGLDRHTLSVLIALCDLGVNPEALAAVVKELRKEKPSLSSSLPVAPSLP; encoded by the coding sequence ATGGATCCGGAGGCTGCACGAACTGCACGAGAATCTCTAGACCTGGCATTCCATATGTCCAATATACTTGATACTGGTCTAGACCGTCACACACTTTCTGTTCTTATAGCACTTTGTGATCTTGGAGTCAATCCTGAAGCGCTTGCTGCTGTTGTCAAGGAACTAAGAAAAGAGAAACCCTCACTATCATCATCACTTCCCGTAGCTCCTTCTTTGCCATAA